The nucleotide sequence CAGGCGACGAGCGCCTGGGAGGGCGCGGCGAACATCAATTTCGTCCACAAGAGCGACCAGGACTCGGCCTGCTCGGCGCAAAACAAGAACGTCATCTTCGACGTCCGCCCGGTCAACGTGGGCGGGCAGTACCTCGCGCGCGCGTTCTTCCCGAACACGAGCCGCAACGGCCGCAACGTGCTCATCGACAACAGCTCGTTCACGACGCAGGGCATCTCGCTCGACGGCATCCTGCGCCACGAGCTCGGCCACGCGCTCGGCTTCCGCCACGAGCACACGCGCCCCGAGGCCGGCGCCTGCTTCGAGGACAACAACTGGCGCGGCCTGACGCCTTACGACTCGAGCTCGGTCATGCACTACCCGCAGTGCAATGGGACGAACTCCTGGGCGCTCAACCTGACGAGCCAGGACAAGGCCGGCGCAGCCGCGCTCTACGGCGCCCCGGGCGGCGGCGGCACGGACGGCGGCGGCAGCGGCGGCGGCAAGGGCGGCGGCAAGCCCAAGTGAACCGCTGAGCCTCACCAGACGCCCGCCCTCTCCACCACGCGGAGAGGGCGGGTCGGGGTGGGGAGGTCAGGGTTTGTCCCAGGCCGCGTCCTTCCGGTACGTGGCGAGCGACTCGGCGATCACCTCGACGGCGCGCTTGCGATCGTAGAGGTCGTCGACCTCGCTGATCTTGCCCTCGAGGATCTTGTAATCCTGAAAGAAGCGCCGGATCTCGGCGAGGACGTGCGGCGGGAGGGCCGTCGCGTCCTCGTAATGGGCATACGCAGGATCGTCGATCGCCACGGCGACGATCTTGTCGTCGACGCCCTTGTCGTCACGCATCCGAAACCCGCCCACCGGCCGGGCGCGCACGATGGTCAGGGGATGAACGGGCTCCTGCATCAAGACGAGGATGTCGAGCGGGTCGCCGTCGCCCGCGTGCGTCTGCGGGATGAAGCCGTAGTTCGCGGGATAGTGGACCGACGAGTAAAGGACGCGGTCGAGCATGAGCAGGCCCGTGCGCTTGTCGAGCTCGTACTTGAGCTTGGATCCCCGCGGGATCTCGATCACCGCGGGGACGAAGTCCGAAATGGTGGAGGGGACGACGTGGATATCGTGAAGCGGATGCATGCGCGGCAGGCTCTA is from Polyangium spumosum and encodes:
- a CDS encoding inorganic diphosphatase, with amino-acid sequence MHPLHDIHVVPSTISDFVPAVIEIPRGSKLKYELDKRTGLLMLDRVLYSSVHYPANYGFIPQTHAGDGDPLDILVLMQEPVHPLTIVRARPVGGFRMRDDKGVDDKIVAVAIDDPAYAHYEDATALPPHVLAEIRRFFQDYKILEGKISEVDDLYDRKRAVEVIAESLATYRKDAAWDKP
- a CDS encoding M57 family metalloprotease, producing the protein MTTNRKKETSRMKKLGLVHGMLVLSATAALATGCVADAGEVGDVENVGMGITWEEFQANVFQEPETGVYIVDGDTPMFSEAELEQFYLEHVQDGALAVYTSGGQDVKWDAATALNITYCVSTNFGSRYSTVVNAMNQATSAWEGAANINFVHKSDQDSACSAQNKNVIFDVRPVNVGGQYLARAFFPNTSRNGRNVLIDNSSFTTQGISLDGILRHELGHALGFRHEHTRPEAGACFEDNNWRGLTPYDSSSVMHYPQCNGTNSWALNLTSQDKAGAAALYGAPGGGGTDGGGSGGGKGGGKPK